The nucleotide window AGTTGATGTGAATGCCAGGAAGGATGCAGCTGTGGGAACGGCGGTTCTGCATTCACTTTTTTCCTGATGGactcacaccctcctccattggtgaatagcttgctatactcccaatgtgggactgcatcaAAGACCATAGACAAAAAACTGGTTgccttaccataactgttgttcgtctaggtcttcgtgcaggcacacattccctccctcctaccccgctgtgagtcaAAGCACGAGGCTGGCTCGCGGCGGCTTTggaggaactgagggaagagggaTCGCTCCACCCAGCAACACGGCACGCGGCGGGAACAGCCGTGCATGCGTGTTGCGAGGCGAGAGCGCCCTCTACTATTTGAGAGCTTGAAAAATCCTTTCcaatggctggcctgcagctgcgcagtccccaatgtgtgcctgcacgaagacctagacgaacaacagttacggtaaggcAACCTGTTTTTACAATAATGTTTCTTCAACTAACTGGCACCAACTCCTAAATATTGATTGGAAGCACAGGTTATTTGGCCCTGTGATACTTTGGGATGGTCCATGGCCTGCACTTTGTTTGCTTCTTTGCTTCCAGGGACCCTCATCATTGGGGAATGCCCTTGCTAATCACCTGGCAAGgtaatctgtttttgttttatctCCTGGCTGTTTTTGCTGCACAGATGGTTCTGCTAGCAGCACAAGTTTCATTGATGGTGCCCCCCCCTTCAGAGTTTCACAGTATTAATGTGCTGAATGCCCTGGCTAGGATTCCCTACCAGgggttggctttcagccctcATGTCTCTCAACACTATTGgttgtattagtcattcaggcTCTAAGAAAGACCTGGCAGTATCCTCAAACAACCCTTCCTTAGTCAATTGGTAGAGGCTATCACACTCTGCTTTGAGTGCATGACTCTTCAATGCCTGTTACCTAGCATGGCTCTCCCCACCAAAGCGCGTTTTTCCTTGCTGTGttcctgcttgtactttggcagggACACTTTTAGAGAGTCCCAACTTActtatttgttagtttgtttatgtcatttatagtctgcctttctcactgagacccaaggtggattacatagtgtgagatgagtacaatcagtagcaaggacatttccatacaatgtcaggacagttccataaacaatgtcataggataaataaaaacaagtttataaagacatagcattagcaaggatccaatacggagttgaagaattgctgaaacaatcaattctaggactgacattagatgacatgaagcacaggtagtgtcatatatgcctcctgcatatctgccatgaatgtatatgggctctgcatatatacatatagaatacaTTCACAGATAGAATATAGGAGTATATGCACCTCTGGGTGAATGTCAGTAAGATGCTAAGCATTGGTTAGGAAGTTGGTCCTCCATAGTTTCTTtctttgagagcttcacacccacctccttcaggaagtgagcttgctactctcccaaTACGGGACTGCACAGAAGTCTGGAACTTTAGTTTCTGGGGGTTCTCCAGTGgtggcatggagagaactgagggaacagtgcccctcctcctggtcatgtgatgtttttggcacgaaagcaccaaagggagaagggggcactcctagtcttctagaaagctctggaaatgccatcatcatcatcatcatcatcatcatcatcatcgatttatataccgcccttcaggacaacttaatgcccattcagagcggtttacaaagtatgttattatccccacaacaaaacactatgtgaggtgggtggggctgagagagctccaagaagctccGTAGCTGGCCTGTGTGTGCACAGACCCAAAGTGTGCCCatacagaagaccactcaatgaacaacaattgcaggttaagtgcaaccctgtttccaATTTTAACATGAAACACTGCCTTGCACTAGTGGGGCCCAGGCACAACTGAAGCTGTCAAAATGAGAAGCCACAGGCAAGCCCAGATCTTTTACTGGCTTCAGCAGGCAGCTACACCAACATGTCATGTAGTTCCATCTAAAACTGTTTACCTGACGAAGCACTTACTGGCACAGGCCCCAGACTAGAAGCCAAAGAAAACCGACTTGTACAAGCAAAGCATTGCCAATCAAACTAAATACAATAGAACTGTCTCCTTGTAGACACAGATTTGCACCCTGTGGGGCTCTAATGGCTCCAGTGGACCCACTGAAGGGAAAGAAGCATCAAGTCACACTAGCTATGGCACAGAATCTAGAACAGAACGAGTTGGGAACTCGATGATTTGCAAACCTTCACAATGGTTTTATGAGAGGCATCTGCAGCATGAATTTGTGGCATTCCTTAATAAGAGCAGGAAGCAGGGGTGGCCCATCCACTAGGCAATCTCTAGGGTACCAGATGTGTAAGGGCACCAAACAGCCCCATCGCACACACTCCGCAGCCCCTTTGGGCAACTGCAGAGAGCCTGCTGTTTCCCTACCTcctatggtgggggggggcaggcagtcCAGCCCTCATCCTACTTCCCTTCACCTTGCTACCTTACCAAGGTAAGGAAGACAAGCCGCAGCAgcttcctgcctccccttcccaccGTGCCTTGGTGTATAAGGGGCCTGAGGAGGACTGGCTGCAGCTTCTGACTGCAGCAGGGGAGTAAGCAGCTGCTTCCCCAGGGCACAGCAGGCAACTAAACTTCTCCACCTAGGGTGCCTGAAGTCTATGGGTGAGCCCTGGTAGGAATATCTGGTTGGGCTAATCATGGTATAAGTGTGTGGCTGCTTCTCTAGTGCTACCTTATTGCCTGTTGGTACAATAAAGGCAAAACTGCTCCAAGCTGGGGTTGTTAAACACAGGGGAAcatatcaaaacttgactattgtaaggcactatacattggtctcccatctaagttaaccaggaggctccaattggtgcaaatgctgcagctcaactgttagcaggggtgagcaggagcatgaacatcactcccatcctatagtcCGTGCTTTGTTCAAGGTATTGGATAGAGGCTAGCTGGGTGGCGGAAAAGCATGGAGTCAGCTCCTGCGGGGCCCCTACtgcgcagtggccagctgggtggcggggaaggcccggatcagctgcttggtggggagctccctgccaaacagctgatctgcaagtttaaatgcccctttccgtgttGCTTCACAACGGCAcataaaggggcatttaaaccccttgacccaaagcttcccaaagctatacaaatcgcttcaggaagctttgattcggaaaTCTCGAATCATGTCCAATTTGGGTACTTTACCCAAATCCGAtacccaaatcgcacacccctagcacAGCACAGCACCAGGTAACAATTTTGGCTTGTGGGCAAGTTTGCAGAGATGGGGTTGTCCTTCGGGCATTCTAGTATTAAgccatttggtggtggtggaaactgTTCTCAAGAcaaagctgatttatggcgatccctggtagggttttcagggcaagagactaagaagtggtttgccattgcctgcctctgcaaccctagtctttgttggaggtcttccatctaattactaaccaaggctgacactgcttagcttctgagatctgagaagaggcatcaagccatttagggctctAAAAATCAACATCAGCACCTGGAATTGACTCTGGGCACAAACAGGCAACCAGTGGAGCTGATGTAGCCATAGAGGAGTGCTTTGAACTTTTAAAAGCTATATacaaatgctaaatattatttCCCTACATGAAGTCCTGTTAAATAACTATTTTCCTGGTTTACACAGGAGGAAGCTAAATATTAACATACAGCCAAGGTAATCCAGTGAGGCTAGGGCTGGCCAGGCACAGATCTCCTCCCAGCTCTCAAGTCCTTGGTGCTTAAACTAGCCTTCTTTCAAGCAAATGCATTCAAATTTGCAGCAGGAATGACTCCAGAGACTGCAGGAAGGGAAGATAATGATACTGCCGGGAGGGTAGAACACGCTTGAGAAACACTGTATTCTGAGCCTTTTTTGGTCATTCTGAGTTGCTCTGTATGCATGGTAGAACTCCAGTGGGCTGACAGAGAGCAGATCTCCCCGGACACAGTGTGTGCCAAAGCCTAGTCCCTTTCCTATTCTGAGTGTATCACAAAGGAAAAGTTACTTTCAAAGAGAAATCCAGATCAACACATTTCAGCTGAAGGCTGTTGCATTTGGACACCGTGATCTCTTTTGTGTGCTGTAATCAGTTCGGCATAGTATTGGActtagatctgggagacccggattTGAATCCCCGTTCTGGCATGAAAGTTTGCAGGGTGACTgagccaaacacacacactcagcctaagtgACCTCACAGggcggttgtgaggataaaaagggagGAGAACAGTGAAAACACTGCATCCCCAGTGgatagaaaagcagagtataaatgcagtaaataaaaaatacaaatagAATGTGTTCGTTTACTCCTGCTCAGAGCATAGGTCTGCCTCCTCTCATGAGACAGGTGGCTAGGAAATGAGAAAAGTAGCACCCAACCCATCAAGCTGTTAGGAGGAAAAGTAAGAATAATGAAGCACCTCCCAGCAACAAAATTCAATTGTTAACAGGATATAAGCTGCTAATATAGCTGCCAAAAGGATAAGCGTGCGCTGTGGAAACAGATCTGTGAAAGGGGGGCTCCCTTTGGAAAACTTGTAGCTTATACTTTGAACAGGTCCATGGTCTGCATGCCCAACCACCCACTCCTTGATGTTAGGTTTGATTCTTATTTAAAGGATGCTCCCTTTTTTCAGAACAGGAAGAAATCTGGGATGTTATCCCCAAGGTTGTGGCCAACAGTGTAAAACAGCTTTCCTCCACTAGCTGTAAGAAGGTATTGCAAGGGGAGGGAGctgcctaacccccccccccccacacacacacatgtaaatCGTAGCCCATTTGGAATCCCAGCTCCAGCCCTTCCCAGTGCTGAATTTTGTGACCTTCTGTTTACCTTTGGCCCTGGAGGTCACAACAGCCCTGGCTGCAAAAGAGGCTTCCCTCTGTGGAGGAGgttagggttgttaagagaaattttcTGAATTCCTCTTTACCTAGGTTCTCCTACaatcctttccctctttttaggaatttggagtaagtttctaatcaattcctttagctcaaaaaaaaaatctgaaaacaggaGGCTCTGCAAATTTTAGGAATTTtattctgtagatgctcagaggcaggcaatgaattcaatggttaagtggttgggttgtgaatcagccaGATCGAATctcactgccatgagctcaacaggcggccttgggtaagccactcctcttatgcccccccccccccgcaagccgGATTGTGGGTACAAATCTAAAAGAGCAATATATGAGTGCACTAATCCTCCCCAATccttaacatttgatttatacaccaccgtTTAGGACAActttaaaagtatgttattatccccacaacaaccaccctgtgaagtgagtggcgctgagagagctctggaagagctgagactggcccaaggtcacccagctggcttcaagtggaggagcggggattagagtcctgctgctcttaaccacaccaaactggctctcatccttCCCATCttcctagagcaccaccctggggtgcATAACATAACACAAAAGGGCGCCTTGAattatcttcaaagagaaatcctgcagttaaaaggggggaaagcggAGGGGAACCAACGGCTGTAGCTAAGAAAGTGAACTTCGGCAAAGAAATCCCGCTCCCCTAACAACGCCAGAGGCGTCTCCGTGGGCCCCGGACTCGGCTCTGCGCCGCTAGCGAAGGGGAGGGGGGCGCAGCGCCTCCTTTGCCCAGCCGTTCCGGCCCCTCCCGGCCTCCTGGCGAGCCCCCGGGGCGCCGGCTCTGCGGAGCCATTGGTCGCTTGCAGAGAGGCGGCGGCGGAGGCTGCCGACGGGGCAGGCGCGCCCACAGCCAAACCCACGAGGCTCGGAGCGCGGCGGGCGATGAACTGCAGCGAAAGCCGGCGGCTGCAGCGCCTGCTCGGCCGGCTCTGGCGGGAGCTGCGCGGCGGCCCGGCGCCTTCCAACGGCTCTTCCCTGGCGCTGGAGCCGCCGGGCGCGGGCGCCCCCGCCAAGCGCGCCGAGGACGACGCCTACCTGTACATCCTGCTGATCATGATCTTCTACGGCTGCCTGGCCGGGGGGCTGATCCTGGCCTACACGCGCTCCAGGAAGCTCGAGTCCAAGCACGACCCCTACCACCTCTACATCGAGCGCGACTGGGCGGccccgcccggccaggcggcccCCCGCGAGAGGCACAGCAGCGCCGACAGTGAGCGCCCCTGAGCGCCCAGCGCGCCGGGGCCCCGCAGGAACGGGTGGCGCGGCGAGGCTGACCCCCGGGCAGGGCAACGAGGGGATCGCAGCCTCCACTGGACTCCCCGGGAAGGCGACCCGGCACGGCGGACCCCGTCGCGTGTTGGGCATGCTTTTGTTGCGCCGGAGTCGCCGCTTCTCGCAGCCGAGTCTAAAGCTCCTGCCCGGTCACGGCGTTTCCCCAGCGGCCGTCCAGTTTTCTCTTTTGTCCCTCCTGCAGGGCAGcgagatttgtttttaaaattgctttcccAATGACCTTCGGCTGCAAACGCAGAAACGCTTCAAGCCCAGAAAGTTGGTCCCCTGGAGGGAGCGGGACGGGCCGGGCCTTGCCCGCAGAGCACGGGCGCTCGGCTGCAGCCACCGAGACAAAAGGAGCAGCGCACGTGGCGGCCCCCGGGCAGGCCGGGCCTGAGAACCCAGCGAATCCAGAATCCAGCTTTCTGCCCCTTCCCAGAAAGCAAACCTCGatcttgctttttctttcctAAACCATAAACCGGTCTGCGATACTTGGGACTTCCCTTAACCTGATAGAGCATTTCATCCCCTTTTTAAGGCGAACTGGTTCCGGAGATAGAAACAAACCCAAAGGCAGTGTTTGCTGCAAGAACCAACCACCAACCGGTAGGTCCCAAGCGGTTCTGGAGTTGCTGCCCATCGAGTTTCAGAACTGCAGTCAGGGAAAGGAAGATGCAGGGGAGAAGGCAATGAGCCCACCGGCCCTGGATGTTGGGACCCCAGTGACAGCAGAGCAGAGAAGGACGCTGTTCACAGAACTCGGCTCTCTTCTCCAGGAACCTCCCTTGCTCTCCTCCAGGGCCAGCTGAGTTAACATCCCCAGAAGAGCCCTGCAGGAGCCCATGCAAGGCCAGTCAGATGTGAATTTATACAGCAAAATGTTATTTACACCAGCAGCCTGAAAGAAGTAAATCCATTAAATGCCACAATTTCTTAGGATCAAACAAAATGCACCACTGGTAGATCTGTGAATGGGATCTTTCTGGTAGTTTTTAGAAGGTACATAGCTGTGGGGTAGGGGTCCAATTCAAATGGGGTTTTAAACCTGCCTCACAGGTGGTTTTGCCAAACAAAATGGCTGGTTCCTCTGTGCTGTTGCGTAGATTTGCTTGAGGCGGGAACAGAAAGTGTTCCCAGATAAGAAAAATAAGGGGGTCAAGAAAGGGTTTAACAGCTTACTAGGCTAATTAAGAGGTGGGTTAGTGGATCAGCAAATGGCATCAAGTGGCATTTAACCCTCAGATGCTGAAAATACTTGGCTTGTCTAACAGCCACCAAATCTGAACTACAGGAGATGCCACCCACACAGCTGCTCACATTCACACGtaccagtggggggaaaggaggctcCAGAAGTGCTTCTGCCATGCAGTCCTGAACACTTTGTTACATAGTGTTTGTGTGACTTGAAAGTCTTCCAAAGGGCTAACAGAAACTAGCAAAATAAACATTAAATCCAGATTAGCAGCAGTAAAATCGAATGGACAGCTTTGAAGACGTAAAACAGAGACATGGAGCAAAAACTGTGGCAAAATAACAATGGAAAGAGAGCAGAGGCAAGAGGTGGCAAACAAGAAAGACAGCCAGGACCACCATTAAGCCCTTTAAAGCGTTGATGAATCTAGGCTTAAATGCTAAATGCAAGGCTCTGTTCAAAAGACCTGCTGCTCACACTGCAGCCTCACTAAGCGCAAACACCCCTGCCAAATGTTCGCACTTTGAGAGAAAAAGCTTCCATCCCTAGGTTTTGAATATATGTATCTCACAATATTAATTCAAGCAAAAGTCAGTAAGAGAAAACTGAGCAACTGTATAATCAAGTCTGTAACTCTTCCACTACctctaaaattattttttttcaccTATCAGTTTTCTTCCTTTGTATGCAGGAAGTTACAATCCAAATTGTGGTGGCCTAGCCCAGGTTAAACCTTTCCTTTTAACTATAAGAGACAGGGACTCAGGACTGCCTGGAACAGCTTCAGTGGCAGGTTGGAGCTACCCCTCAATAGGGCCAAGCCCCAGACACTGACCTGGGAGTGCAGCGTGTTGCAGGTTATATAGGGTACGGTACTCTTGGTGGAACAGAGGAAAGAGCACACTGCTTGGGCAGGTGGAATTTAACAGAAATGCCAGTGACCAGATCATGGTTCTTGGGGACTTCTCTTGCTCACCCTTCTGGATTTCATCCGTGTGGAAATGAAGATGGATCAACTTGCATAATTTTTGCCTGGTTGAAGTCCTGATTTGATGAGCTCAGCAAACTGGGCAAGCTGTGAGGGTTGAGTGCATGCCATTTTCTCCTTTTAAGTGATTGGATGGTTTTAATGGAATTGCATTGTATTTCTATGTGTGAGGTATGTGGGTGCATAGAGGGTGAAAGGAGAGAATAAACTGAAAGaacacagttgtgcctcacactTCTTTCCCTCAGTTCAAACATCAAGACCAAATGTCAGTGTGTTTGTGACAGGAATGCTCCAGGTGAGATGCTAGGCTTATGcaccttctccctcccttttttcttcacATAAAGATTAAAGAGAGAAACTGGCCCATCAAGCAGGTGTGGGGAAAATAGAACAAGATGCCCAGGGCGTATGGCAGGCcaggctggtggggagggggccaGGGAGAGGGATCTCTGGGGGCCAGTGGTTGCCAGTAGCTCTGAATGGAAGTCTAACTAGGATTCTTAATCAGGATTGGCTAATAATAGTATCTAGGGGAAAAATGAGCCTTAGTTGGCAAAGGCACCTGCAGCATTAGGATGTCACAACTAATTGGAAGAAGAAGGTGGACAATGGTAAGGGGAATCCAGAGCATTCTTTTATTCTCCTTCTGGCCAGCTTAGCAGCAGCTGATGCATCTGGCTAGTATAAAGCACTTTGGAAAATAAACACAATCAGTGAGAACAAAAGAGTGCTGGGCTATGTTTGGAGGCAACCCAGTTTTGTTTGGAACAGCCTAGCAATTTCTGGCCATGGGAACAAAGAGAACATGGCTGTGCAGATAAGAGCAATAGCTAGCCTGTGTGAGTCACAGACATCTGTGGCAACAGAAGCAGACATTGTATGGAGGGGTTGTCAAATGCAGGGACCTTCTGTAGGTGCATACAAACACACATCTTTACTGTGCAAGGACTTTCCAGGTGTAACCGTTTCCATACACATACTACTATCAACATACACTGATATGCAGTCCTAAGCTCAGAGTGTTGTCAAAGGGAGCACAGGAAAAGCGAGCAACATCCACCGGCAACCTAAGATGATTCCATCAGCCCAAGAAAAATGTCTTCCCCACTACCAACAGTGTAAGATACGTGGCAATTCTTCAGAAAAGGCTTTCCAGCACTAGCACAGTTCATACAAGACACTGCTCTGCCTCATTAGTCCCCCCAACTTCAGCTGCTCATGTTCACGAGTTAATAAATTGCACCCCATGTGCCTGGCAAAAGCCCCCAGGGGAGACTGTTGACTTAAGAGGTCTGCCTTTCTACTTTTCACTATTCTTCCTactgctgctgcagcttctgaagGTGGACAGGAAGGAGATCTAAGTAGTCTGCACCAGAGAGCTTTTGAGCAGGCTGCATGCCACATTTCAACGCTGTTTTCTTCCTCCAATGTTAACTGCCACTGGAGGAAACCAATCTGTTAAAAATGCTATAGTCTCATGACAGGGAGCAGCTTTGAGTATGGCACGTCCAAGTTTCTCTCCCGAGAAACAAAAGAAGTGAATTTCTGCTGCAGCTGAGATACCGCAGGAGACcgctccagggccgtttccagatggcttacctgcacccggaacattgcgccacATTGCaaggaaaacgcgaaatatcgcgttttctcgcgcaaaactcgcacgagaaaacgcgatattttgcgttttccctgcaacatggcgcaatgttccgggtgcaggtaagccatctggaaacggcccatggcTTTTCCTGCACCATTATTGTATGTGCAGGTGGCTCCAGAATTCCAGCCCTTTCAGTGCAGTAACAAGGAATTTATTACCAAAAGTGAATCCAAACCTACAAAGCTTCAAAGGACAGTTTCCCAGGCTGTTTCCTTTTCTTATAACAAAGTGGCAAGAAGAGCTGCCCAAGAACATGTACATCTGGAATCATTTCAGCAAGTACTGCCAAGGCATGTCGAGTTTCAGCCAGAAAAAGCTGCTGCCTCGGCATGGAAGTAAAACAATAGTCCATCAGCGTGTAACTGTACATACTGTGACTTGCAAGGTAACGCGGGGATCATTCTACCAGCTCAATCTTAGTCCTCTCACCATGGTGAGAAATACATGCTCACTCGCTTACGCCTTTATTTCACTTGTTACGAGGAAGCAGATGGTCAGCCTCGAGGGCAAACTGAAGACAGTGGTCAAGAACTACACACACGCCTTTTCTGCTACAGCTCCAGACATTTTTTAATTTCTCACAGAAATACAACTTGGGAGCAATGGTGCTTAGCACTGAATGAGTTTGTACAAAGACTTGTAGGCTAGGCAGTGTCCAACTGTGGAAATGCTGCTGAAAGAGTCTTCTGCTGCTCCTAAAGAGATCTCTAGAATGACTTGTGCCACAGAAACAAACCAGCAACACAAACAccaagaacacaggcttttcttGGTGCAACTTAACAATATCTTGAAGGCATAGAAGTTCTTCCATTTTAAACAaggtttaaaataattttattttatcgtgAAACCAGTAATTCCTGACAGCTTCCAAAGGAAcaaaggaggtggggggagaaattTCCTGTATCCAGACTTTGACCATTCCAAAAATGGAGTCTGTTGTCCAAAGGCCAAAAGCACCCACTTCTTGTGGCACACTAACTTGGCCAGTCTTGAAAGCGGAAGCAGTCGCTCGCAATCCTCCACACGGTATTATTGTTTGTGGTTTGTGCTGTTAGCAAGAAGCTTTGGTTGAAGTATCGCTGTTTGCTCCCATCAAATTTTACTGTCCCGCATGTCACAACAAGAACGGTTGTCTGGTTCAG belongs to Eublepharis macularius isolate TG4126 chromosome 13, MPM_Emac_v1.0, whole genome shotgun sequence and includes:
- the KCNE5 gene encoding potassium voltage-gated channel subfamily E regulatory beta subunit 5, with protein sequence MNCSESRRLQRLLGRLWRELRGGPAPSNGSSLALEPPGAGAPAKRAEDDAYLYILLIMIFYGCLAGGLILAYTRSRKLESKHDPYHLYIERDWAAPPGQAAPRERHSSADSERP